A DNA window from Natronosalvus rutilus contains the following coding sequences:
- a CDS encoding orc1/cdc6 family replication initiation protein — protein sequence MPDSRDYFTRENEIFRNKDLLQVSHLPDGDRIIGREQELTNLAGAIQPALTGNTPNNVLVYGKTGTGKSLCSKFITNQAISRAADNDITIGVAYVDCLQESTETQAVQSLAHQLNDKDTTGISIPHSGLSTSEYYRRLWQIIDQQFDAALVILDEVDKMESDDILMQLSRAVESGKLSSSTIGTIGISNKIRYKESLDERIKSSLCEREYVFPPYDATQIQEILHSRSDAFHDGVLEDGVVPRVAALAAREHGDARKAIDILRFAGEIAEEQDLEIVSETCVNLAHEREETSRLAELISKSPSHAKLVLEAMALLVKQPDRANDAVQTTEVYDLYKRLCERDDSSHLKLRRVRDILSELEFLSIIEQERKWAGKGKGNYMENRLVDDPDVIIAACEESSR from the coding sequence ATGCCCGATTCCCGCGACTACTTCACTCGAGAAAACGAGATCTTCCGAAACAAAGATCTCTTGCAGGTGTCCCACCTTCCTGATGGCGATCGAATCATCGGTCGCGAACAGGAACTCACGAATCTTGCCGGCGCAATTCAGCCCGCCCTTACTGGAAATACGCCGAACAACGTACTCGTGTACGGTAAAACAGGTACTGGAAAGTCCCTTTGTTCTAAGTTCATCACGAACCAGGCAATCTCCCGAGCAGCGGACAACGACATCACGATCGGTGTAGCCTACGTCGACTGTCTGCAGGAGTCGACTGAGACACAGGCTGTCCAGTCACTCGCTCATCAACTCAACGACAAAGATACAACTGGTATCTCGATTCCCCACTCTGGCTTGAGCACGTCGGAATACTACCGCCGTCTGTGGCAGATAATCGACCAACAGTTCGATGCCGCACTCGTCATCCTCGACGAAGTCGACAAAATGGAATCGGATGACATTCTCATGCAGCTCTCCCGAGCGGTTGAATCCGGAAAGCTATCATCCAGTACCATCGGGACGATCGGTATCTCGAACAAGATCCGATACAAAGAATCGCTCGACGAACGCATCAAATCGAGCCTCTGTGAACGCGAGTACGTCTTTCCTCCATACGATGCGACCCAGATCCAGGAAATCCTCCATTCGCGATCGGACGCGTTTCACGACGGCGTCCTGGAAGACGGTGTTGTTCCTCGAGTCGCTGCGCTCGCTGCACGAGAACACGGTGACGCACGCAAAGCGATCGACATCCTCCGGTTTGCCGGTGAAATAGCTGAGGAACAGGACCTCGAGATCGTTTCTGAAACCTGTGTCAACCTCGCACACGAGCGTGAAGAGACGAGTCGGCTGGCAGAGCTAATCTCGAAGTCGCCCAGTCATGCGAAGCTCGTCCTCGAGGCAATGGCTTTGCTCGTCAAACAACCCGATAGAGCCAACGACGCAGTGCAGACGACGGAAGTCTACGATCTCTACAAACGTCTATGTGAACGGGATGATTCTTCGCATTTAAAACTCCGGCGTGTCCGTGATATCCTCTCGGAACTCGAGTTCCTCTCTATTATCGAGCAAGAGCGCAAGTGGGCCGGGAAAGGGAAGGGGAACTATATGGAAAACCGTCTCGTTGACGACCCAGACGTGATTATCGCAGCCTGTGAAGAGTCGAGTCGTTGA